A genomic segment from Leptolyngbya boryana PCC 6306 encodes:
- the acpP gene encoding acyl carrier protein, protein MSETEIFDKVQKIVAEQLGVDAAKVVPAASFANDLGADSLDTVELVMALEEEFDIEIPDEAAEEIATVQSAVDYISGKVAASA, encoded by the coding sequence ATGAGCGAGACCGAAATTTTTGATAAAGTCCAGAAGATCGTGGCAGAACAGTTAGGTGTCGATGCCGCTAAAGTTGTTCCTGCTGCTAGTTTTGCAAACGACTTAGGTGCAGATTCACTCGACACCGTTGAATTGGTGATGGCACTCGAAGAAGAATTCGACATCGAAATCCCCGATGAAGCGGCAGAAGAAATTGCAACGGTTCAATCTGCAGTTGATTACATCAGTGGCAAAGTTGCAGCCTCGGCTTAG